The following are from one region of the Streptomyces fradiae genome:
- a CDS encoding DEDDh family exonuclease, with protein sequence MTVLDDRTTAATWPTAYPQGYAVVDVETTGLARDDRIVSAGVYRLDAQGNVEDHWYTLVNPERDPGPVWIHGLTSDLLEGAPLFPEIVEEFSARLEGRVLVAHNAMFDWQMIAREYARAEATAPVRQRLCTIALSKELALPLPNHKLESLAAHFGVVQQRAHNALDDARVLAEAFRPSLHAAAERNVRLPLLECRPLTEWAQSPERPRIGYQASASYRTNTWRPSRKRPACPYPNPGRYESDKPLKQGMRVAFSGDTSVDRELLEDRTVDAGLHVASSVSRLTSLLVTNDPDSATGKTLKAKSFGTPIVDEAAYTQLLRDVAPADDE encoded by the coding sequence GTGACCGTGCTTGACGACCGTACGACAGCAGCGACGTGGCCGACCGCGTACCCGCAGGGGTACGCGGTCGTCGACGTGGAGACCACCGGCCTCGCCCGCGACGACCGGATAGTGTCGGCCGGTGTCTACCGCCTGGACGCGCAGGGCAATGTCGAGGACCACTGGTACACCCTGGTCAACCCCGAGCGGGACCCCGGGCCGGTGTGGATCCACGGGCTCACCAGCGACCTGCTCGAGGGCGCGCCGCTGTTCCCTGAGATCGTCGAGGAGTTCTCGGCGCGTCTGGAGGGGCGGGTGCTCGTCGCGCACAACGCGATGTTCGACTGGCAGATGATCGCCCGGGAGTACGCGCGCGCCGAGGCGACCGCGCCGGTGCGGCAGCGGCTGTGCACCATCGCACTGTCGAAGGAGCTGGCGCTGCCGCTGCCCAACCACAAGCTGGAGTCCCTTGCCGCGCACTTCGGCGTGGTCCAGCAGCGCGCGCACAACGCCCTGGACGACGCACGGGTGCTGGCGGAGGCGTTCCGGCCCAGCCTGCACGCGGCGGCCGAGCGGAACGTACGGCTGCCGCTCCTGGAGTGCCGCCCGCTGACCGAGTGGGCGCAGAGCCCGGAGCGTCCCCGGATCGGCTACCAGGCCTCGGCCTCGTACCGGACGAACACCTGGCGCCCGTCGCGGAAGCGGCCGGCCTGCCCGTATCCCAACCCCGGGCGGTACGAGTCGGACAAACCGCTCAAGCAGGGCATGCGGGTGGCGTTCTCCGGCGACACCTCCGTCGACCGCGAGCTCCTGGAGGACCGCACGGTCGACGCCGGGCTGCACGTGGCGAGCAGTGTGTCGCGGCTCACCAGCCTGCTCGTCACCAACGACCCGGACTCCGCCACCGGCAAGACCCTGAAGGCCAAGTCCTTCGGCACGCCGATCGTCGACGAGGCCGCCTACACCCAGCTGCTTCGGGACGTCGCCCCGGCCGACGACGAGTGA
- a CDS encoding SURF1 family protein has product MYRFLLSRQWVILTLVALVLIPVMIELGFWQFHRHERRVAQNALIADNLAARPVPVEQLTSPGHTVPRADYWRHVTATGTFDTAHEVVVRRRTSSDDRVGVHVLSPLVLKDGRVVMVNRGWIEAAGDQRSYPDVPPAPKGEVTVTGRLMADETTGASGIKDLKGLPDRQVMLINSKQQAALQGRTVLGGYLEQTGPEPAGDTPELIPDPDHDSIGAHMAYAVQWWLFSAGVPVGWFVLARREKRDREAAAGAADAPEGTEGTPAPAGATA; this is encoded by the coding sequence GTGTACCGCTTCCTGTTGTCCCGGCAGTGGGTGATCCTCACCCTCGTGGCCCTCGTCCTCATCCCCGTGATGATCGAGCTGGGCTTCTGGCAGTTCCACCGGCACGAGCGCCGGGTCGCCCAGAACGCCCTGATCGCGGACAACCTCGCGGCCAGGCCCGTCCCGGTCGAGCAGCTGACCTCCCCCGGGCACACCGTGCCCCGCGCGGACTACTGGCGGCACGTGACCGCCACCGGCACCTTCGACACGGCGCACGAGGTCGTGGTGCGCCGGCGCACCTCCTCGGACGACCGGGTCGGCGTGCACGTGCTGTCCCCGCTGGTCCTGAAGGACGGCAGGGTCGTCATGGTGAACCGGGGCTGGATCGAGGCCGCCGGCGACCAGCGGTCCTACCCGGACGTGCCGCCCGCGCCGAAGGGCGAGGTGACGGTCACCGGCCGGCTGATGGCCGACGAGACCACCGGCGCCAGCGGCATCAAGGACCTCAAGGGCCTGCCGGACCGTCAGGTCATGCTGATCAACAGCAAGCAGCAGGCCGCCCTGCAGGGCCGCACCGTGCTCGGCGGCTATCTGGAGCAGACCGGCCCCGAGCCGGCCGGCGACACCCCCGAGCTGATCCCGGACCCGGACCACGACTCGATCGGCGCGCACATGGCGTACGCGGTCCAGTGGTGGCTGTTCTCGGCCGGTGTGCCGGTCGGCTGGTTCGTCCTGGCGCGGCGCGAGAAGCGCGACCGGGAGGCGGCGGCCGGTGCGGCCGACGCGCCGGAGGGGACGGAGGGGACGCCCGCGCCCGCCGGGGCGACCGCCTGA
- a CDS encoding enoyl-CoA hydratase/isomerase family protein gives MTTFDDSEHAELVFDKDGVRLTVEDAVATVTLTNPAKRNAQSPALWRALTEAGRSLPGNVRIVVLRGEGKSFSAGLDRQAFTPEGFDGEPSFLEMARGSEADLDALIAEYQEAFTWWRRSDIVSIAAVQGHAIGAGFQLALACDLRIVADDVQFAMRETSLGLVPDLTGTHPLVSLVGYARALEICATGRFVHAEEAERIGLANIAVPAAELGAAVRDLSAALLAAPRSAVIETKALLQGASGRSYEDQRTAERAAQARRLRDLAGLGE, from the coding sequence ATGACTACGTTCGACGATTCCGAGCACGCAGAGCTCGTTTTCGACAAGGACGGTGTACGGCTCACCGTCGAGGACGCCGTTGCCACGGTGACCCTGACCAATCCGGCGAAGCGCAACGCCCAGTCTCCCGCTCTGTGGCGGGCGTTGACGGAGGCCGGCCGGTCGCTTCCGGGCAATGTGCGGATCGTCGTCCTGCGGGGTGAGGGCAAGTCCTTCTCCGCCGGACTCGACCGCCAGGCGTTCACGCCCGAGGGCTTCGACGGAGAGCCGTCCTTCCTGGAGATGGCGCGCGGGTCCGAGGCGGACCTCGACGCGCTCATCGCCGAGTACCAGGAGGCGTTCACCTGGTGGCGCCGCAGCGACATCGTGTCGATCGCGGCCGTCCAGGGCCACGCCATCGGCGCCGGATTCCAGCTCGCCCTCGCGTGCGACCTGCGGATCGTCGCCGACGACGTGCAGTTCGCCATGCGCGAGACCAGCCTCGGTCTGGTCCCCGACCTCACCGGCACGCACCCCCTGGTCTCCCTCGTGGGCTACGCCCGCGCCTTGGAGATCTGCGCGACCGGCCGTTTCGTGCACGCCGAGGAGGCCGAGCGCATCGGCCTCGCCAACATCGCCGTGCCCGCCGCCGAACTCGGCGCAGCCGTACGGGACCTCAGCGCCGCCCTGCTCGCCGCACCGCGCTCCGCCGTCATCGAGACCAAGGCGCTCCTCCAGGGCGCCTCGGGCCGCTCGTACGAGGACCAGCGCACCGCCGAGCGCGCCGCCCAGGCCCGCCGCCTGCGCGACCTCGCGGGCCTCGGCGAGTAA
- a CDS encoding DUF6286 domain-containing protein translates to MTTGPEERPDPEAPGTVPVLEKDPSRNPPPEDHGPPVRRFWAVRRIPAAVVAAVLLGAAGLLLYDVAAVRAEHTAMAWRRSLADDLATRPLDDIVVVAGACVAVVLGLWLLVLALTPGLRAVLPMRREHADVRAGLDREAAALALRDRAMEVSGIQSVRVRMRRSKVGVRAVSHFRELDEVHADLETVLHGGIDELGLAHPPALTVRVARPPRKG, encoded by the coding sequence ATGACCACCGGACCGGAGGAGAGACCGGATCCCGAGGCCCCCGGGACCGTGCCCGTCCTGGAGAAGGACCCGTCCCGGAACCCGCCCCCCGAGGACCACGGACCGCCCGTACGCCGCTTCTGGGCCGTGCGGCGGATCCCCGCCGCCGTCGTCGCGGCCGTCCTCCTCGGCGCCGCCGGACTGCTGCTCTACGACGTCGCCGCCGTCCGCGCCGAGCACACCGCCATGGCCTGGCGCCGCTCCCTCGCCGACGACCTCGCCACCCGCCCGCTCGACGACATCGTCGTGGTCGCCGGCGCGTGCGTCGCCGTGGTGCTCGGACTCTGGCTCCTGGTCCTCGCGCTCACCCCCGGCCTGCGCGCCGTGCTGCCGATGCGCCGCGAACACGCCGACGTGCGCGCCGGGCTCGACCGCGAGGCCGCCGCGCTCGCCCTGCGCGACCGCGCCATGGAGGTCTCCGGCATCCAGTCCGTACGGGTCAGGATGCGCCGGTCCAAGGTCGGCGTCCGGGCCGTCTCCCACTTCCGCGAACTCGACGAGGTCCACGCCGACCTGGAGACCGTCCTCCACGGCGGCATCGACGAACTGGGCCTCGCGCACCCGCCGGCCCTGACGGTACGGGTGGCCCGCCCGCCCAGGAAGGGGTGA
- the amaP gene encoding alkaline shock response membrane anchor protein AmaP: MTVVLRRVNRTVLALVGLVLVVGGGAVLAAALDLSVPSWWPWSGPDDVLLSRSERQHWRAESWWWPVVIALLGLIVLLTLWWLVVQFRRARLREVLVDSGDGEEAVLRGRALETVLEADATAQEGVARARVALTGRRTAPRTRVALLLEAYASPADALTTLSDQALAHARSSTGLPALPTEARLRAVKHRARRVA, translated from the coding sequence GTGACCGTGGTGCTCCGGCGCGTCAACCGGACCGTGCTCGCCCTCGTCGGACTCGTGCTCGTGGTCGGCGGCGGCGCCGTGCTCGCGGCCGCCCTCGACCTGTCCGTACCGTCCTGGTGGCCCTGGTCGGGCCCCGACGACGTGCTGCTCAGCCGCTCCGAGCGGCAGCACTGGCGCGCCGAGAGCTGGTGGTGGCCGGTCGTCATCGCCCTGCTCGGGCTGATCGTGCTGCTCACCCTGTGGTGGCTGGTCGTGCAGTTCCGCCGCGCCCGGCTCCGCGAGGTCCTGGTCGACAGCGGCGACGGTGAGGAGGCCGTGCTGCGCGGCCGGGCCCTGGAGACCGTCCTGGAGGCCGACGCGACCGCCCAGGAGGGCGTCGCCCGGGCCAGGGTCGCGCTCACCGGCCGCCGCACCGCCCCGCGTACCCGGGTGGCCCTGCTCCTGGAGGCGTACGCGTCCCCGGCCGACGCCCTGACCACCCTCTCCGACCAGGCCCTCGCCCACGCCCGGAGTTCCACCGGCCTGCCCGCGCTGCCCACCGAGGCCCGGCTGCGCGCGGTCAAGCACCGCGCGCGCCGGGTGGCCTGA
- a CDS encoding TetR/AcrR family transcriptional regulator, with amino-acid sequence MARSALTRDGVLDTAAALVKEHGPDALTMRRLAAELGTAVTSIYWHVGNRESLLDALVERTVADLGTLRPRGGDPAERIVSVAALLRRALRDRPHLVAMVHERGLTERMFLPAQRALIHEAHAAGLRGARAAALVRAVQFQVVGHVLVERNRERSPTQSPAEPDLWGADTAPDTAAGTDADPELAAALAAPIDTEAVFTAGVRALVAGLLA; translated from the coding sequence ATGGCACGCAGCGCGCTGACCCGCGACGGGGTCCTGGACACGGCCGCCGCCCTGGTCAAGGAGCACGGCCCGGACGCCCTCACCATGCGCCGGCTCGCCGCCGAGCTCGGCACCGCCGTCACCTCGATCTACTGGCACGTCGGCAACCGCGAGTCGCTGCTCGACGCCCTCGTCGAGCGCACCGTCGCCGACCTCGGCACCCTGCGCCCGCGCGGCGGCGACCCGGCCGAACGGATCGTCTCGGTGGCCGCCCTGCTGCGCCGCGCCCTGCGCGACCGCCCCCATCTCGTCGCCATGGTCCACGAGCGCGGTCTGACGGAGCGCATGTTCCTGCCCGCCCAGCGCGCCCTGATCCACGAGGCCCACGCGGCCGGTCTGCGCGGCGCCCGCGCCGCCGCGCTGGTCCGCGCGGTCCAGTTCCAGGTCGTCGGCCACGTCCTGGTCGAGCGCAACCGCGAGCGCTCCCCCACCCAGTCCCCCGCCGAGCCGGACCTGTGGGGCGCGGACACCGCCCCGGACACCGCCGCCGGGACGGACGCGGACCCGGAGCTGGCCGCCGCGCTCGCCGCCCCGATCGACACGGAGGCGGTCTTCACGGCGGGGGTACGGGCGCTGGTGGCGGGACTCCTCGCCTGA
- a CDS encoding SDR family NAD(P)-dependent oxidoreductase, with product MELREGQVAVVTGAASGIGLAMARRFAAEGLAVVLGDVEEEPLARAAEELMEGGAQILARTVDVSEPDSVRAFADAAYDTFGAVHVLCNNAGVGSGAEGRMWEHEPNDWKWAFAVNVWGVFHGIQAFVPRMLAGGEPGHVVNTSSGDGGIAPLPTASVYAVTKSAVVTMTESLYAHLKAERALVGASVLFPGPHMLRTGLWESHRNRPERFAKERPRKTPYRSLDQWEAAMKEAGHEVAFTPVEEVAGHVVDGIRADRFWMLPASEHSDRQIRARSQSMLDRANPSYLESFILD from the coding sequence ATGGAACTGCGCGAGGGACAGGTCGCCGTCGTCACCGGCGCCGCCAGCGGCATCGGCCTCGCCATGGCCCGCCGCTTCGCCGCCGAGGGACTCGCCGTCGTCCTCGGCGACGTCGAGGAGGAGCCGCTAGCCAGGGCCGCCGAGGAGCTGATGGAGGGCGGGGCGCAGATCCTCGCCCGTACCGTCGACGTCAGCGAGCCCGACTCCGTACGGGCCTTCGCCGACGCCGCGTACGACACCTTCGGCGCCGTGCACGTGCTGTGCAACAACGCGGGCGTCGGCTCCGGCGCCGAGGGCCGCATGTGGGAGCACGAACCCAACGACTGGAAGTGGGCCTTCGCCGTCAACGTGTGGGGCGTCTTCCACGGCATCCAGGCCTTCGTGCCCCGGATGCTCGCGGGCGGCGAGCCCGGCCATGTCGTCAACACCTCCTCCGGCGACGGCGGCATCGCCCCGCTGCCCACCGCCTCCGTCTACGCCGTCACCAAGTCCGCCGTCGTCACCATGACCGAGTCGCTCTACGCGCACCTGAAGGCGGAACGGGCCCTTGTCGGTGCCTCCGTGCTCTTCCCCGGGCCGCACATGCTGCGCACCGGCCTGTGGGAGTCGCACCGCAACCGGCCCGAGCGCTTCGCCAAGGAGCGCCCCCGGAAGACCCCGTACCGCAGCCTCGACCAGTGGGAGGCGGCGATGAAGGAGGCCGGGCACGAGGTCGCCTTCACCCCGGTCGAGGAGGTCGCCGGGCACGTCGTCGACGGCATCAGGGCCGACCGGTTCTGGATGCTCCCGGCGAGCGAGCACAGCGACCGGCAGATCAGGGCGCGCTCGCAGTCGATGCTCGACCGCGCCAACCCGTCCTACCTGGAGAGCTTCATCCTCGACTGA
- a CDS encoding glycoside hydrolase family 15 protein: MTQRIDDYALIGDLQTAALVGRDGSVDWLCLPRFDSAACFAALLGDEDNGHWRIAPKGATTCTSRRYAEDSLVLETLWETRTGTVRVTDFMPQRDKAPDLVRIIEGVSGSVEMSGVLRLRFDYGSIVPWVRRAEGHRVAIAGPDSVWLRSEPPVKTWGQQFATCSSFTVGEGEKVAFVLTWHPSHEPRPALVDPFEALEQSLTDWRAWAEQCTYEGPYRDAVVRSLITLKALTYAPTGGIVAAPTTSLPEELGGVRNWDYRACWLRDSSLTLGALLSAGYEDEAAAWRDWLLRAVAGDPADLQIMYGPAGERRLPETTLPWLTGYADSTPVRTGNAAVDQLQLDVYGEVLDSLCRAREAGIPAQRHAWNLQLSLLGFLESTWREPDEGLWEVRGGRRHFVHSKVMAWVAADRAVRTLEDDPSLPGDAARWRAMRDEIHAEVCAKGFDPERNTFTQSYGSSELDAATLLIPRVGFLPPDDPRVVGTVDAVRAELTHDGFVRRYSTSGPSVDGLPGEEGTFLVCSFWLADALRLTGRLKEARELFDRLVGLCSDVGLLAEEYDPASGRQLGNFPQAFSHIGLVGTALALAAEET; this comes from the coding sequence GTGACGCAACGTATCGACGACTACGCCCTGATCGGCGATCTGCAGACCGCCGCGCTCGTCGGCCGCGACGGGTCGGTCGACTGGCTGTGTCTGCCCCGCTTCGACTCCGCCGCCTGCTTCGCCGCCCTGCTCGGCGACGAGGACAACGGGCACTGGCGGATCGCCCCCAAGGGCGCCACGACCTGCACGAGCCGCCGGTACGCGGAGGACAGTCTGGTCCTGGAGACCCTCTGGGAAACCCGTACGGGCACGGTCAGGGTCACCGACTTCATGCCGCAGCGCGACAAGGCCCCCGATCTCGTCCGGATCATCGAGGGCGTCAGCGGGAGCGTCGAGATGAGCGGCGTGCTGCGGCTGCGCTTCGACTACGGCTCGATCGTGCCGTGGGTGCGCCGGGCCGAGGGCCACCGGGTGGCGATCGCCGGGCCCGACTCGGTGTGGCTGCGCAGCGAACCGCCGGTGAAGACCTGGGGCCAGCAGTTCGCGACCTGCTCCTCCTTCACCGTCGGCGAGGGCGAGAAGGTGGCCTTCGTACTCACCTGGCACCCCTCCCACGAGCCGCGCCCCGCCCTGGTCGACCCCTTCGAGGCACTGGAGCAGTCGCTCACCGACTGGCGCGCCTGGGCCGAGCAATGCACCTACGAGGGCCCGTACCGGGACGCCGTCGTCCGCTCCCTGATCACCCTGAAGGCGCTCACCTACGCGCCGACCGGCGGGATCGTCGCCGCCCCCACCACCTCGCTGCCCGAGGAGCTCGGCGGGGTGCGCAACTGGGACTACCGGGCCTGCTGGCTGCGCGACTCCTCGCTCACCCTCGGCGCGCTGCTGTCCGCCGGATACGAGGACGAGGCGGCGGCCTGGCGCGACTGGCTGCTGCGCGCGGTGGCCGGCGACCCGGCCGACCTGCAGATCATGTACGGCCCGGCGGGCGAGCGGCGGCTGCCCGAGACGACGCTGCCCTGGCTCACCGGCTACGCCGACTCCACCCCCGTACGCACCGGGAACGCGGCGGTGGACCAGCTCCAGCTCGACGTGTACGGCGAGGTCCTCGACTCGCTGTGCCGGGCCCGGGAGGCGGGCATCCCGGCCCAGCGGCACGCCTGGAACCTGCAGCTGAGCCTGCTCGGCTTCCTGGAGTCGACCTGGCGGGAGCCGGACGAGGGCCTGTGGGAGGTGCGCGGCGGGCGCCGGCACTTCGTGCACTCCAAGGTGATGGCCTGGGTGGCGGCGGACCGTGCGGTGCGCACCCTGGAGGACGATCCGTCGCTGCCGGGGGACGCGGCGCGCTGGCGGGCGATGCGGGACGAGATCCACGCGGAGGTGTGCGCGAAGGGCTTCGACCCGGAGCGCAACACCTTCACCCAGTCCTACGGCTCGTCCGAGCTGGACGCGGCGACGCTGCTGATCCCCCGGGTGGGCTTCCTGCCGCCGGACGACCCGCGGGTGGTGGGCACGGTCGACGCGGTACGGGCGGAGCTGACGCACGACGGCTTCGTGCGCCGCTACTCGACCTCGGGCCCGTCGGTCGACGGGCTGCCGGGCGAGGAGGGCACCTTCCTGGTGTGCTCGTTCTGGCTGGCGGACGCGCTGCGGCTGACCGGCCGGCTGAAGGAGGCCCGGGAGCTGTTCGACCGGCTGGTGGGGCTGTGCAGCGACGTGGGGCTGCTGGCCGAGGAGTACGACCCGGCGTCGGGCCGTCAGCTGGGGAACTTCCCGCAGGCCTTCAGCCACATCGGCCTGGTGGGCACCGCGCTCGCGCTGGCCGCCGAGGAGACGTAG
- a CDS encoding helix-turn-helix domain-containing protein, producing MAETLKKGSRVTGAARDKLAADLKKKYDSGASIRALAEETGRSYGFVHRMLSESGVTLRGRGGATRGKKAASA from the coding sequence GTGGCCGAGACTCTGAAGAAGGGCAGCCGGGTGACCGGCGCCGCGCGCGACAAGCTCGCGGCAGACCTGAAGAAGAAGTACGACTCCGGTGCGAGCATCCGGGCGCTGGCCGAGGAAACCGGCCGCTCCTACGGATTCGTCCACCGGATGCTCAGCGAGTCCGGAGTCACGCTGCGCGGACGCGGCGGAGCGACACGGGGCAAGAAGGCGGCCTCGGCCTGA
- a CDS encoding SDR family oxidoreductase has product MDLGLKDRVYVVTGATRGLGRASAEALLAEGAQVLLTGREEKSVAEAVAGLGPNAAGVAADNSDPGTPERLIAEARARFGGFDGVLISVGGPAPGFAADNTDEQWAAAFETVFLGAVRLARAAAETLPEGGVIGFVLSGSVHEPIPGLTISNGLRPGLAGFAKSLANDLGPRGIRVVGLLPSRIDTDRVRQLDALSGDAEASRTANEATIPLRRYGTPEEFGRTAAFLLSPAASYLTGVMLPVDGGARSGF; this is encoded by the coding sequence ATGGATCTTGGACTGAAGGACCGTGTGTACGTGGTGACCGGCGCGACCCGCGGGCTCGGGCGGGCGTCGGCGGAGGCGCTGCTCGCCGAGGGCGCGCAGGTGCTGCTGACCGGGCGTGAGGAGAAGAGCGTCGCCGAGGCGGTGGCCGGCCTCGGGCCGAACGCGGCGGGCGTGGCGGCGGACAATTCCGACCCGGGCACCCCGGAGCGGCTGATCGCCGAGGCGCGGGCCCGGTTCGGCGGCTTCGACGGCGTGCTGATCAGCGTGGGCGGTCCGGCGCCGGGCTTCGCCGCCGACAACACCGACGAGCAGTGGGCGGCCGCCTTCGAGACGGTGTTCCTGGGCGCGGTGCGGCTGGCCCGGGCGGCGGCGGAGACGCTGCCGGAGGGCGGGGTCATCGGCTTCGTGCTCTCGGGTTCGGTGCACGAGCCGATCCCCGGTCTGACCATCTCCAACGGGCTGCGGCCCGGCCTGGCCGGTTTCGCGAAGTCCCTCGCCAACGACCTGGGCCCGCGCGGCATCCGGGTGGTCGGGCTGCTGCCGAGCCGGATCGACACCGACCGGGTGCGCCAGCTGGACGCGCTGTCCGGGGACGCGGAGGCCTCGCGCACGGCGAACGAGGCGACGATCCCGCTGCGCCGCTACGGCACCCCGGAGGAGTTCGGCCGCACGGCCGCGTTCCTGCTCTCCCCCGCCGCCTCGTATCTGACGGGTGTGATGCTGCCGGTGGACGGCGGCGCGCGCAGCGGTTTCTAG
- a CDS encoding Asp23/Gls24 family envelope stress response protein, producing MADNAHSDQQNPVTRRGGGDPAARGRTTIADGVVEKIAGLAAREVVGVHAMGSGLSRTLGAVRERVPGGGGKSGGVTRGVKAEVGEVQTALDLEIVVDYGVSITEVAGAVRENVIAAVERMTGLEVVEVNIAVSDVKLPDEEEEEPESRLQ from the coding sequence ATGGCTGACAACGCACACTCCGACCAGCAGAACCCCGTGACCAGGCGCGGCGGCGGCGATCCCGCCGCCCGGGGCCGCACCACCATCGCGGACGGTGTCGTCGAGAAGATCGCCGGGCTCGCCGCCCGCGAGGTCGTCGGCGTCCACGCCATGGGCAGCGGCCTGTCCCGCACCCTCGGCGCCGTGCGCGAGCGGGTGCCCGGCGGGGGCGGCAAGTCCGGCGGTGTGACCCGCGGCGTCAAGGCCGAGGTCGGCGAGGTGCAGACCGCGCTCGACCTGGAGATCGTCGTCGACTACGGCGTCTCCATCACCGAGGTCGCCGGCGCGGTGCGCGAGAACGTCATCGCCGCCGTCGAGCGCATGACCGGCCTGGAGGTCGTCGAGGTCAACATCGCCGTCAGCGACGTGAAGCTGCCGGACGAAGAGGAAGAAGAGCCGGAGTCGCGGCTCCAGTAG
- a CDS encoding acetoacetate decarboxylase family protein: MARVRYGARTEAEIAATRAKSAKLPDIWSTGVVAVWETDPDVVAAVLPPPLKPTGRPLVRVNISKVDLPGYPLGAGSVAVAAAHGDREGWYPLVMPMTHERALTGGREVFGEPKKLGEVLVERDGLTVRASLARHGIAFVEVRGAVSGALPLPEPTEKTDFYFKFLPAVDGSGFDTEPVLVHCLRNEKVRRLERVTGDVVLRESMYDPVADLPVRRLVGITIGEKTTDQRGRVVERVDPAALLPYLHQRYDDPQQTLDAPPEGSAV; the protein is encoded by the coding sequence ATGGCACGAGTACGGTACGGGGCGCGCACCGAGGCGGAGATCGCCGCGACGCGGGCGAAGAGCGCGAAGCTCCCCGACATCTGGTCCACCGGGGTCGTCGCCGTCTGGGAGACCGACCCGGACGTCGTGGCGGCCGTCCTGCCGCCGCCGCTCAAACCCACCGGACGCCCGCTGGTCCGGGTCAACATCAGCAAGGTCGACCTCCCCGGCTACCCCCTCGGCGCGGGCTCCGTCGCCGTCGCCGCCGCCCACGGCGACCGGGAGGGCTGGTACCCGCTTGTCATGCCGATGACCCACGAGCGCGCCCTCACCGGCGGCCGTGAGGTCTTCGGCGAGCCGAAGAAGCTCGGCGAGGTGCTCGTCGAGCGCGACGGGCTGACGGTCCGCGCCTCCCTCGCCCGGCACGGCATCGCGTTCGTCGAGGTGCGCGGCGCCGTGTCCGGCGCGCTGCCGCTGCCGGAGCCCACCGAGAAGACCGACTTCTACTTCAAGTTCCTTCCGGCGGTGGACGGTTCGGGCTTCGACACCGAGCCCGTCCTGGTCCACTGCCTGCGCAACGAGAAGGTGCGCAGGCTTGAGCGGGTCACCGGGGACGTGGTGCTCCGCGAGTCGATGTACGACCCGGTGGCCGATCTGCCGGTGCGCCGGCTCGTCGGGATCACCATCGGCGAGAAGACCACCGACCAGCGCGGCCGGGTCGTCGAGCGGGTCGACCCCGCCGCCCTGCTGCCCTATCTCCACCAGCGCTACGACGACCCGCAGCAGACCCTGGACGCGCCGCCGGAAGGGAGCGCCGTCTGA